One Ignavibacteria bacterium genomic window carries:
- a CDS encoding TonB-dependent receptor, translating to MKRLFLLLALLLFIIIAFVSQANSQTKISGTVTGEESKPLYGANVVLEGTIDGATTDEKGLYEFETDKTGRFNLIVTYVGYAEKIVIVDLAPGQNVVKDIKLGKSEIETEEIIVTASSFTSGENSRVTLTPLEIVRIPGADADLYRAITTFPGSNQVDEGSRITVRGGDPDEVITILDQATLYNPFIFDDSYNTSSYSTVNPWSLRGINFTSGGFSAKFGNALSAVLDLKSYEMTRGTGMFALLGVGAGSLAGVWTANDGKLGATFQVDQTYLKPFFDLNGITAEYSKVPEARGFGGTIAKQFSKTGYAKLYFSYSGDQLGILSNSPSFDGFYTTKSHNYFTNLKVSFAPTSASSLSIGASFSHFDRNQAYGLLDSKSKDYYAKLRADFTNPVTEKIEFNAGAEIEYNKNDLNGIFPENGYNIRPGAPSINLNLTENTKRIGGYAEGLFKVTKKFFAITGVRSDYHTLSKKVSFDPRLSVGYQFNNYNALRGAVGIYHQYPRVDEYERSFDNDLDAQEAMHYILGYEFNKDNEIIFRVEGYYKDYKKLPSTYAPLYFGQPPTYASTGSGFAKGIDVFLKGKFENKFTGWISYAYSDSKRRRFDSDALVSATYDITHNLTVVGSYNITDRWTAGVSYRISTGKPYTPVVGSYYDFVEDVYVPIYAETNSGRFPTYQRVDLNVQYLTSLFDKFAVFFVALNNLLDTKNLYLITYNQDYSQKIEVRSNNKRIVYFGVGIQL from the coding sequence ATGAAAAGATTATTTTTACTATTAGCATTACTTTTATTTATAATAATTGCTTTTGTTTCTCAGGCAAATTCACAGACAAAAATTTCAGGAACAGTTACAGGCGAGGAAAGCAAACCTCTTTACGGCGCAAATGTTGTTCTTGAAGGAACAATAGACGGTGCAACAACAGATGAAAAGGGCTTGTATGAATTTGAAACAGATAAGACGGGACGGTTTAATTTGATTGTTACGTATGTTGGTTATGCAGAGAAAATTGTAATAGTTGATTTAGCTCCCGGACAAAATGTTGTGAAAGACATAAAGCTGGGCAAATCAGAAATCGAGACCGAAGAGATTATTGTAACTGCAAGCTCATTCACATCGGGTGAAAATTCACGAGTTACACTTACGCCTCTTGAAATTGTCCGTATTCCCGGGGCTGATGCTGACCTTTACCGCGCAATAACGACTTTCCCCGGTTCAAATCAAGTTGATGAAGGAAGCCGCATAACAGTTCGCGGTGGCGACCCTGATGAAGTAATAACAATTTTAGACCAGGCAACATTATATAATCCGTTTATATTCGATGATTCTTATAATACGTCTTCATATTCTACAGTTAATCCATGGAGCTTACGTGGAATCAACTTCACAAGCGGCGGTTTTTCTGCAAAATTCGGAAATGCGCTTTCGGCGGTTCTCGATTTAAAGTCATATGAAATGACAAGAGGAACGGGGATGTTCGCGCTTCTTGGTGTTGGTGCAGGAAGTCTTGCCGGAGTTTGGACAGCAAATGACGGAAAGCTCGGAGCAACTTTTCAGGTTGACCAGACTTATCTAAAGCCGTTTTTTGATTTGAACGGAATCACAGCAGAATATTCTAAGGTTCCTGAAGCGAGAGGTTTCGGAGGAACCATTGCAAAACAATTTTCTAAAACAGGTTATGCAAAACTTTATTTTAGTTATTCAGGCGACCAGCTTGGAATACTAAGCAACTCACCTTCATTCGATGGGTTTTATACAACTAAATCGCATAATTATTTTACAAATCTGAAAGTATCTTTCGCACCGACTTCAGCATCAAGCTTAAGCATAGGCGCATCGTTCAGCCACTTTGACCGCAATCAGGCATATGGACTTCTTGATTCAAAAAGCAAAGACTACTATGCAAAGCTGCGGGCTGATTTCACAAATCCGGTTACTGAAAAAATCGAGTTCAATGCTGGCGCTGAAATCGAGTATAACAAAAATGATTTAAACGGAATTTTTCCTGAGAACGGATATAACATTCGTCCGGGTGCACCTTCAATAAACCTCAATCTTACGGAGAATACAAAAAGAATAGGAGGTTATGCAGAAGGACTTTTCAAAGTTACAAAAAAGTTTTTTGCAATCACAGGTGTTAGAAGTGATTATCATACTCTTTCAAAAAAAGTAAGCTTTGACCCCAGATTATCTGTCGGTTATCAATTTAATAATTATAATGCACTGAGAGGAGCCGTTGGTATTTACCATCAATATCCGAGAGTAGATGAATATGAGCGTTCTTTTGATAATGACCTCGATGCTCAGGAGGCAATGCATTATATTCTGGGATATGAGTTCAATAAAGACAATGAAATTATCTTCAGAGTTGAAGGATATTATAAGGATTATAAAAAACTTCCTTCGACTTATGCTCCATTATATTTCGGTCAACCGCCGACCTACGCATCAACAGGGAGCGGGTTTGCAAAGGGCATTGACGTATTTTTAAAAGGAAAATTTGAAAATAAATTTACCGGATGGATTTCTTACGCATACTCTGATTCAAAGAGAAGAAGATTCGATAGTGATGCGCTCGTTTCAGCAACATATGACATAACCCATAACCTCACAGTTGTCGGAAGCTATAATATAACAGACCGTTGGACGGCAGGAGTGTCTTACAGAATTTCTACAGGCAAACCATATACCCCTGTAGTCGGAAGCTATTATGATTTTGTTGAAGACGTATATGTTCCCATTTATGCAGAAACAAA
- a CDS encoding 4a-hydroxytetrahydrobiopterin dehydratase: MAKLTSQQITDAIEAMYGWQYVENSLKKTFKTKGFPQTMGFISAVGALCQAQDHHPDYGTFKYQEVALSFSTHSEGGVTQKDLDIAKAIDEIFDNGL; encoded by the coding sequence ATGGCTAAGCTGACCTCACAACAAATTACAGATGCAATCGAAGCAATGTATGGATGGCAGTATGTAGAAAATTCTTTAAAGAAAACTTTTAAGACAAAAGGTTTTCCCCAGACAATGGGATTTATCTCTGCTGTCGGTGCATTATGCCAGGCACAGGACCATCACCCTGACTACGGAACATTCAAATATCAGGAAGTCGCTTTATCATTTTCGACGCATTCAGAAGGCGGAGTTACACAAAAGGATTTGGATATTGCAAAAGCAATAGATGAAATTTTTGATAACGGATTGTAG
- a CDS encoding transcriptional regulator, whose product MANFDYNEIDDVIHSRIRTAVMAVLASVEEADFSYLKEKVNATDGNLSVHLKKLEDAGYVSVKKLFIDRKPVSKYKITSKGLKAFEAYINKLESLIKSK is encoded by the coding sequence ATGGCTAACTTTGACTATAACGAAATTGATGATGTAATTCACTCAAGAATAAGAACCGCTGTTATGGCTGTTCTTGCAAGCGTTGAGGAAGCCGACTTTTCTTATCTGAAAGAAAAAGTAAATGCAACCGACGGCAACCTGAGCGTACATCTTAAAAAACTTGAAGATGCCGGATATGTTTCGGTCAAGAAATTATTTATTGACAGAAAACCGGTTTCAAAATATAAAATTACATCAAAAGGTTTAAAAGCATTTGAGGCATATATCAACAAACTGGAATCGTTAATCAAATCGAAATAA
- a CDS encoding NADP-dependent isocitrate dehydrogenase — MSENTPITVAYGDGIGPEIMTATLDIIKAAGAKLDIETIDIGEKVYLKGNTSGIEDSSWESLLRTKVFLKAPITTPQGGGYKSLNVTARKTLGLFANIRPCVSYAPFVKTKHPVMDVVIVRENEEDLYAGIEYRQSQNVTAAIKLITKPGCEKIIRYAFEYARSHYRKKVTCFVKDNIMKITDGLFHKVFDKIGEEYPDIEKETWIVDIGAAKLATTPEDFDVIVMENLYGDILSDVSAQMTGSVGLAGSANIGDKASMFEAIHGSAPRRAGKNLANPSGLLLGAVMMLVHIKQIDVASKVHNAWLKTIEDGVHTYDIFKEDVSKKLVGTKEFAQEVIARLGQTPKILRPVQYFEREAIDITVSEDSLMKNAQKKELVGVDVFVQFEPGKPEELANILNGMNSDNLKLLAISNRGVKVWPAGLVKPFCVEQYNCRFMNPSSGKAISHDEIISLLGKMKNKGLDFLKTENLYTFDGEAGYSLAQGQ, encoded by the coding sequence ATGTCAGAAAATACACCAATTACAGTTGCTTACGGGGATGGAATAGGTCCTGAAATCATGACGGCAACACTCGATATTATCAAAGCTGCAGGAGCAAAACTCGATATCGAAACTATCGACATCGGAGAAAAAGTTTACCTCAAAGGCAACACCTCTGGAATAGAAGATTCATCATGGGAATCTTTGTTAAGAACAAAAGTTTTTTTGAAAGCTCCGATTACTACTCCACAGGGCGGCGGATATAAAAGCTTGAACGTCACTGCAAGAAAAACACTCGGACTTTTTGCAAACATAAGACCGTGCGTTTCTTATGCTCCGTTTGTTAAAACAAAGCATCCGGTTATGGATGTTGTAATCGTCAGGGAGAACGAAGAAGATTTATATGCAGGTATCGAATACAGACAATCGCAAAACGTAACAGCTGCAATTAAGCTTATTACAAAACCCGGCTGTGAAAAAATTATCAGATATGCATTTGAATATGCAAGAAGCCATTACAGAAAGAAAGTAACCTGCTTCGTTAAAGATAACATCATGAAAATAACCGACGGGTTATTTCATAAAGTATTCGATAAAATCGGTGAGGAATATCCTGACATTGAAAAAGAAACATGGATTGTCGATATCGGTGCTGCAAAGCTTGCAACCACTCCTGAAGATTTTGATGTAATCGTAATGGAAAACTTATACGGTGATATTTTATCGGATGTATCTGCTCAGATGACAGGTTCTGTTGGTCTTGCAGGTTCGGCTAACATTGGTGATAAAGCTTCGATGTTTGAGGCAATTCACGGCTCCGCTCCAAGAAGAGCAGGAAAGAACCTTGCCAATCCATCAGGATTATTGCTTGGCGCTGTTATGATGCTTGTTCATATTAAACAAATCGATGTTGCATCAAAAGTTCATAATGCGTGGCTTAAAACAATCGAAGATGGTGTTCATACATATGATATATTCAAAGAAGATGTCAGCAAAAAATTAGTCGGCACAAAAGAATTTGCTCAGGAAGTTATTGCAAGACTGGGACAAACTCCAAAAATCTTGAGACCTGTTCAGTATTTTGAAAGAGAAGCAATTGATATAACGGTATCAGAAGACAGCTTGATGAAGAATGCTCAAAAGAAAGAGCTTGTCGGTGTTGACGTATTTGTTCAGTTCGAGCCCGGCAAACCTGAAGAGCTTGCGAATATCTTAAACGGAATGAACTCCGATAACTTGAAACTTCTTGCAATCAGCAACAGAGGTGTTAAAGTATGGCCGGCAGGACTTGTAAAGCCGTTCTGCGTTGAGCAGTATAATTGCAGATTCATGAATCCTTCAAGCGGGAAAGCAATTTCTCACGATGAAATAATTTCACTGCTCGGAAAAATGAAAAATAAAGGTCTGGATTTCTTGAAAACTGAAAATCTTTATACATTCGACGGCGAAGCAGGATATTCGTTGGCACAAGGACAGTAA
- the hutU gene encoding urocanate hydratase has protein sequence MSRKIKAPTGTKMTCKNWQAEAAMRMLMNNLDPDVAERPEDLIVYGGYGKAARNWESYDKIIETLKTLNEDESLLVQSGKPVAVLKTHANAPRVIISNSQLVPAWATWDEFRRLDALGLTMYGQMTAGSWIYIGTQGILQGTYETFAACADKYFGGSLKGKFVLTCGLGGMGGAQPLAATLNGAAFLGIDVDKSRIQKRIDTGYCDVMTDNLDEALQIVLDAKEKGIAKSVGLIGNAGELLPEILKRNIFPDVLTDQTSAHDMLYGYVPMGMTFDEALKLRKENPDKYIELARKTVVTHCRTMWEFMQKGAITFDYGNNLRGEAYANCFKQAFDIPGFVPEFIRPLFCDGKGPFRWVALSGDPEDIYTTDEAIMKAFPDDKPLHNWLKAAKEKVHFQGLPSRICWLGYGDRAKAGKIFNDLVRDGKVKAPIVIGRDHLDCGSVASPNRETEKMKDGSDAIADWPILNFALHCVGGASWVSLHHGGGVGIGNSIHSGMVIVADGTKEAGSRLEKCLTYDPAMGIIRHADAGYKEAINNEKKFGIKMPMLD, from the coding sequence ATGTCAAGAAAAATTAAAGCACCGACCGGAACGAAAATGACCTGCAAAAACTGGCAGGCAGAAGCCGCAATGCGAATGCTTATGAACAACCTCGACCCCGATGTCGCGGAACGTCCCGAAGACCTTATCGTTTATGGCGGATACGGCAAAGCTGCTCGCAACTGGGAAAGTTATGACAAGATTATCGAGACTTTAAAAACTCTTAATGAAGATGAATCACTTCTCGTGCAGTCAGGAAAACCGGTAGCTGTTTTGAAAACTCATGCGAATGCTCCGCGTGTAATAATCTCGAACTCACAGCTTGTGCCTGCATGGGCAACATGGGATGAATTCAGACGCCTTGATGCTTTAGGGCTTACAATGTACGGGCAGATGACGGCAGGGAGCTGGATATACATCGGCACCCAGGGAATTTTGCAGGGAACATACGAAACATTTGCTGCTTGCGCGGATAAATATTTCGGCGGCTCGCTGAAAGGAAAGTTTGTACTTACATGCGGACTCGGAGGAATGGGCGGAGCTCAGCCCCTTGCTGCAACTTTGAACGGCGCTGCGTTTCTTGGTATTGATGTTGACAAGTCTCGCATACAAAAAAGAATAGACACGGGTTACTGCGATGTGATGACAGACAATCTCGATGAAGCATTGCAAATCGTTCTCGATGCAAAAGAAAAAGGAATTGCAAAGTCAGTCGGACTAATCGGCAATGCAGGTGAACTGCTTCCTGAAATTTTAAAACGCAACATCTTTCCTGATGTTCTTACGGACCAGACTTCTGCGCATGACATGCTTTACGGTTACGTTCCCATGGGAATGACATTTGATGAAGCATTGAAATTACGAAAAGAAAATCCCGATAAATACATCGAGCTTGCAAGAAAAACAGTTGTTACTCACTGCAGAACGATGTGGGAGTTCATGCAGAAAGGCGCAATCACTTTCGACTATGGAAACAACCTGCGCGGTGAAGCTTATGCGAATTGCTTTAAGCAGGCGTTTGATATTCCGGGCTTCGTTCCTGAGTTTATCCGTCCGCTTTTCTGCGACGGCAAAGGACCTTTCAGGTGGGTTGCTCTTTCGGGAGACCCTGAAGATATTTACACAACCGATGAAGCGATAATGAAAGCTTTTCCTGATGACAAGCCGCTTCATAACTGGCTGAAAGCCGCAAAAGAGAAAGTTCATTTTCAGGGATTGCCTTCGCGAATCTGCTGGCTTGGGTATGGCGACCGCGCAAAAGCGGGAAAGATTTTTAATGATTTGGTTCGTGATGGAAAGGTCAAAGCTCCGATTGTTATCGGTCGTGACCACCTCGACTGCGGAAGCGTTGCATCACCAAACCGCGAAACAGAAAAAATGAAAGACGGCTCGGATGCAATTGCTGACTGGCCTATTCTAAATTTTGCTTTGCATTGTGTCGGCGGTGCAAGCTGGGTATCGCTGCATCACGGCGGCGGTGTTGGAATCGGAAACTCAATTCACTCGGGAATGGTAATAGTTGCAGACGGCACAAAAGAAGCCGGATCACGATTAGAGAAATGTCTAACCTATGATCCGGCTATGGGAATCATCCGTCACGCAGACGCGGGCTATAAAGAAGCAATCAATAACGAAAAAAAATTCGGCATCAAAATGCCGATGCTGGATTAG
- a CDS encoding YCF48-related protein — protein sequence MKKFVFIIAIVFTTAHSIDAQWISQTSNVTGKLSDVCFINENTGWICGDDCVLKTTNSGVNWQKINISGSNNSIQFINSETGYIAGNNGKLYKTINSGVNWELVNLGITTNLNQIRFFNSSFGIVVGNKAKAFKTTNGGLNWSNISISGDTLDILDLKILSENKIIFTGTESTVWTSINAGVTWSSIWFGMPNPLFAIDFINENTGMVSGCCGMLMRTTNSGINWTPEVYLTPGFTVHSLKYVTPNKVFIAAEAGYIFRTSNNGMNWDSLVVPNHNDIHGMHFVNENTGWLVGIWGTILKTTNGGGTGFPIGINQISSNIPEKFFLSQNYPNPFNPVTKIVFDIPSNVKSQMSNVKLYVYDINGKLVETLLNQNLSTGTYEITWDASNFPSGIYFYTLNSDMFSQTKKMILIK from the coding sequence ATGAAAAAATTTGTTTTCATAATTGCAATTGTTTTTACTACTGCTCATTCCATAGACGCTCAATGGATTTCACAGACTTCCAATGTCACGGGAAAGCTTAGCGATGTATGTTTCATAAACGAAAACACGGGATGGATTTGCGGTGATGATTGTGTTTTGAAGACAACCAACTCAGGTGTTAATTGGCAGAAGATAAATATCAGCGGGTCAAACAATTCAATTCAGTTTATAAATTCCGAAACTGGATATATTGCAGGTAATAACGGAAAGCTTTATAAAACAATAAACAGCGGCGTTAACTGGGAGTTGGTTAATCTCGGAATTACAACCAACCTGAATCAGATAAGATTTTTTAACAGCAGTTTCGGAATTGTTGTAGGCAATAAAGCAAAAGCTTTCAAGACAACAAACGGCGGATTAAATTGGAGTAACATTTCAATCAGCGGCGATACGCTTGACATTCTCGATTTAAAAATCTTAAGTGAAAATAAAATCATCTTCACAGGTACGGAATCAACCGTATGGACAAGCATTAATGCAGGAGTAACATGGTCATCAATATGGTTTGGAATGCCTAACCCTCTTTTTGCGATTGATTTCATAAACGAAAACACAGGTATGGTAAGCGGATGCTGCGGAATGCTGATGCGAACTACAAATAGCGGCATAAATTGGACGCCCGAAGTATATCTTACCCCCGGCTTTACAGTACATTCATTGAAATATGTAACGCCAAATAAAGTTTTCATTGCCGCCGAGGCGGGATACATCTTCAGAACATCGAACAATGGAATGAACTGGGACTCACTCGTCGTCCCGAATCATAATGATATTCACGGAATGCATTTTGTAAATGAAAACACCGGCTGGCTTGTCGGCATCTGGGGAACGATTCTTAAAACCACAAACGGAGGCGGCACGGGCTTTCCAATTGGTATAAATCAAATATCATCGAATATACCTGAAAAATTCTTTTTATCTCAAAACTATCCAAATCCTTTTAATCCTGTTACAAAGATTGTGTTTGATATTCCATCAAACGTCAAAAGCCAAATGTCAAACGTCAAGTTGTATGTGTATGATATTAACGGAAAGCTTGTTGAGACTTTATTAAATCAAAATCTTTCTACAGGAACTTATGAGATTACTTGGGATGCAAGTAACTTTCCTAGCGGCATTTATTTTTATACTTTGAATTCTGATATGTTTTCTCAGACGAAAAAAATGATACTCATAAAGTAA
- a CDS encoding Gfo/Idh/MocA family oxidoreductase, whose product MGNKKINLGVIGFGGFAMFAVQNFLQLPEIKIAGMCCTHREAAQRASERFGLAGILEITDMLANPEIDLVYIATPPFLHYEHSMKALNAGKNVIVEKPFALSLEQADEMIALAKEKNLLLSVNLMQRYNLLYDKVKQLINSKALGEVLHGYFENYASDEGLSPKHWFWDKGKSGGIFIEHGVHFFDMFEGWLGKGKVECAQESMREGTNIIDQVQCSVKYKNDVMINYYHGFTQANRMDRQELRILFEKGDITLYEWVPTRIKIHAITNETETKIINDLFPYARIDMTSWYNGDERKTKSRFKDYETYQQYDLYWNEQKEKMHIYGDILRAMIEDQIEWIKNKSHKRIITEENGRSSLEMAVEAERLSEKK is encoded by the coding sequence ATGGGAAACAAAAAAATTAATTTAGGTGTAATCGGTTTTGGCGGATTTGCAATGTTTGCAGTTCAGAATTTTTTGCAGCTGCCTGAAATAAAAATTGCAGGTATGTGCTGTACTCATCGCGAAGCAGCGCAAAGAGCATCAGAAAGATTTGGACTTGCAGGCATTCTGGAAATTACTGATATGCTTGCAAATCCTGAAATCGACCTCGTATATATTGCCACTCCTCCTTTTCTTCATTACGAACATTCCATGAAAGCACTCAATGCAGGGAAGAATGTCATAGTCGAAAAACCTTTTGCATTATCTCTCGAACAAGCAGATGAAATGATTGCGCTTGCAAAAGAAAAAAATCTTTTGCTGTCTGTTAATCTCATGCAGAGATATAATTTGCTTTATGATAAAGTTAAACAGTTAATCAATTCAAAAGCGCTCGGTGAAGTTCTTCACGGGTATTTTGAAAATTATGCCTCCGATGAGGGGCTTTCACCCAAGCATTGGTTCTGGGATAAAGGAAAGAGCGGAGGAATATTCATCGAGCACGGTGTGCATTTTTTTGATATGTTTGAGGGTTGGCTCGGAAAAGGAAAAGTTGAGTGCGCTCAAGAGTCAATGCGAGAAGGAACGAATATAATTGACCAGGTACAATGTTCGGTAAAATATAAAAATGACGTTATGATAAATTATTATCACGGGTTTACACAGGCAAACAGAATGGACAGACAGGAGCTGAGAATACTTTTTGAAAAGGGGGACATCACACTTTATGAATGGGTGCCGACAAGAATAAAAATTCACGCAATTACAAATGAAACGGAAACAAAAATCATAAATGATTTATTTCCTTATGCACGTATCGACATGACAAGCTGGTATAACGGTGATGAACGGAAAACAAAATCACGCTTTAAAGATTATGAAACATACCAGCAATATGATTTATACTGGAACGAACAAAAAGAAAAAATGCATATATACGGGGATATACTTCGTGCAATGATTGAAGACCAGATTGAATGGATTAAAAACAAATCTCACAAGAGAATAATCACTGAAGAAAACGGAAGAAGTTCACTTGAAATGGCAGTAGAGGCAGAGAGATTGAGCGAAAAGAAATAA
- a CDS encoding DUF3175 domain-containing protein translates to MSEENKNLWSKDVDTHWHPPEGFFEQAPEKIAEGLKAASDGAQQAMDRLNFYINRAGEKLSDQAKARLEDAKAMLHNLYNK, encoded by the coding sequence ATGTCGGAAGAAAACAAAAATTTGTGGTCGAAGGACGTTGATACCCATTGGCATCCGCCTGAAGGTTTTTTTGAGCAAGCGCCTGAAAAAATTGCAGAAGGATTGAAAGCGGCTTCAGATGGTGCACAGCAGGCAATGGACAGGTTGAATTTTTATATCAACCGCGCAGGCGAAAAACTTTCTGACCAGGCAAAAGCGAGATTGGAAGATGCGAAAGCAATGCTTCACAACCTCTATAATAAATGA
- a CDS encoding UDP-N-acetylmuramate dehydrogenase, with protein sequence MNIKENYPLSSLTTIGLGGPAKYIIECESPAEIKEAINFSREKNLKFYVLSGGSNVVFPDKGFDGVILLLRNKFQAFEVLEQDSDSIILKINAGENWDSFVKFAVENGYSGIECLSGIPGSVGATPVQNVGAYGQEIKDVFVSLNAIDVNTLEEKSFSNEECKFDYRQSRFKKEDKEKYVITDVTLKLSKTESPKIKYPELQKYISENTKYDSTDSLKEKLKIVRESVIEIRKRKSMVIDIHDPNTRSCGSFFMNPVLDEISYQNFLENAKELNPPSYKSGDRYKIPAAWLIENSGFYKGYKYMGVGISTNHTLALVNYNGTTTQLIELANLIRGKVFEKFGLKLTPEPEIIA encoded by the coding sequence TTGAACATAAAAGAAAACTATCCTTTATCATCACTTACCACCATTGGTCTTGGCGGTCCTGCAAAATATATTATAGAGTGTGAATCACCTGCTGAAATAAAAGAAGCAATTAACTTTTCCCGTGAAAAAAATTTAAAGTTTTATGTTCTCTCCGGCGGGAGCAACGTCGTTTTTCCCGATAAAGGATTTGATGGAGTTATTTTGCTTCTGAGAAATAAATTTCAGGCATTTGAGGTTTTAGAGCAAGATTCGGATTCAATTATTTTAAAAATAAATGCAGGAGAAAATTGGGACAGCTTTGTAAAATTTGCCGTCGAAAATGGTTACTCTGGAATTGAGTGTCTCTCAGGCATTCCCGGTTCAGTCGGTGCAACTCCCGTGCAGAACGTCGGCGCATACGGACAGGAAATAAAAGATGTTTTTGTTTCTCTTAATGCAATTGATGTAAATACCCTTGAAGAAAAAAGTTTTTCTAATGAGGAATGTAAATTCGATTACCGTCAGAGTAGATTTAAAAAAGAAGATAAAGAAAAATATGTCATTACGGATGTTACGCTTAAGCTTTCCAAAACAGAAAGTCCAAAAATAAAATATCCCGAGCTTCAGAAATATATTTCTGAAAACACTAAGTATGATTCGACTGATTCATTAAAAGAAAAATTAAAAATCGTTCGAGAAAGCGTGATTGAAATCAGAAAAAGGAAATCGATGGTTATTGACATTCACGACCCGAACACAAGATCGTGCGGGTCTTTTTTTATGAATCCTGTTTTGGATGAAATATCATACCAAAATTTTTTAGAGAATGCAAAAGAGCTAAACCCTCCTTCATATAAATCAGGAGATAGATATAAAATTCCCGCCGCATGGCTGATTGAGAACTCGGGTTTTTATAAAGGTTACAAATATATGGGAGTTGGAATTTCAACTAACCATACACTCGCGCTTGTAAATTACAACGGTACCACGACCCAACTCATCGAATTAGCTAATCTCATCAGAGGCAAAGTTTTTGAAAAATTCGGTTTAAAACTTACCCCTGAACCCGAAATAATAGCTTAA
- a CDS encoding YCF48-related protein: MKTLITILLCFILSFVSVNAYSQWINQSPPSPGHQIFSCSFPSANVGYICGYGEFFMKTTNGGQNWIDLSLGFTGDNLNAVWFLNETTGFMTSTNDSLLYSTNGGLDWINYLYLGNQGQDLFFLNSQTGWASSYNRLYKTTNAGINWSLVINAAVPDMFFTSENTGWKTSYSSGSSQVMKTTNGCQSWETKHTTTDFRVVYAIDFINENTGWICGYRGYIAKTTDGGETWTVQRDTGGQGLYTICFINPNIGFASGDNGSVVSTSDGGTTWTETNLPASRYSKIEFINQNTGWMVGSHGVVRKTTNAAGLTFANPISTVADGFELKQNYPNPFNPSTTIEFSVPNSDFYTLKIYDMNGKEVATLVNENLNSGSYNVEWNGLNNSSGIYFYKLVSGSFTAVKKMLMLK, encoded by the coding sequence ATGAAAACGTTAATTACAATTCTTCTTTGTTTTATTCTTAGTTTTGTAAGCGTGAATGCTTACAGCCAATGGATTAACCAATCACCGCCATCTCCCGGACACCAAATTTTTTCCTGTTCGTTTCCTTCGGCAAATGTCGGTTACATTTGCGGCTATGGTGAGTTTTTTATGAAAACCACTAACGGTGGCCAAAACTGGATAGATCTTTCACTCGGCTTCACGGGTGACAATCTAAATGCAGTCTGGTTTTTGAATGAAACAACGGGATTCATGACGTCAACAAATGATTCGCTTTTATATTCTACCAACGGCGGGCTCGATTGGATAAATTATTTATATCTCGGAAACCAGGGACAGGATTTATTTTTCTTAAACAGCCAGACGGGTTGGGCATCTTCATATAACCGATTATACAAAACAACTAATGCAGGAATAAACTGGTCTTTGGTAATTAACGCTGCCGTACCTGATATGTTTTTCACTAGTGAAAATACCGGATGGAAAACTTCTTATTCAAGCGGAAGCTCGCAGGTAATGAAAACAACAAACGGTTGTCAAAGCTGGGAAACAAAACATACGACAACTGACTTCAGAGTTGTTTATGCAATTGATTTCATCAACGAGAATACGGGATGGATATGCGGTTACCGGGGCTATATTGCTAAAACAACTGACGGAGGTGAAACATGGACAGTGCAGCGTGATACCGGTGGACAGGGTTTATATACAATTTGTTTTATCAATCCAAACATAGGTTTTGCTTCGGGTGATAACGGCTCCGTAGTAAGCACTTCTGATGGCGGCACTACATGGACAGAAACCAATCTGCCCGCAAGCAGATATTCAAAGATTGAATTCATAAATCAAAACACGGGATGGATGGTCGGAAGTCACGGCGTAGTGAGAAAAACTACAAACGCTGCAGGTCTGACTTTTGCAAACCCAATAAGTACAGTTGCAGACGGCTTTGAGTTAAAACAAAATTATCCGAATCCTTTTAATCCTTCGACCACAATTGAGTTCAGTGTTCCTAATTCAGATTTTTATACTTTGAAAATTTATGATATGAACGGAAAAGAAGTTGCAACTTTAGTGAATGAAAATTTGAACTCAGGGAGTTACAATGTTGAATGGAACGGATTAAATAATTCAAGCGGAATTTATTTTTATAAGCTTGTGTCAGGAAGTTTTACTGCAGTTAAGAAAATGTTGATGTTAAAATGA